A window of the Deltaproteobacteria bacterium genome harbors these coding sequences:
- a CDS encoding EamA family transporter, protein MIKATLVLYFAMLCAAIGNIFLRKGMKRIGPLKHWRPIPLFKFFWNSLTSFYVVLGIIISAAYFFLWMTVLSWADVSWALPMNAIEFVFVALLAIFMLREKIDLNRWIGMGLIGTGILLIMKSWK, encoded by the coding sequence ATGATCAAGGCAACCCTTGTTCTTTATTTTGCGATGTTGTGCGCCGCCATCGGAAATATTTTTTTGCGCAAGGGAATGAAGAGGATCGGCCCTCTCAAACATTGGCGTCCCATTCCTCTTTTTAAATTTTTTTGGAACTCTTTGACAAGTTTCTATGTGGTGTTGGGGATTATTATCAGCGCCGCTTACTTTTTTTTATGGATGACGGTACTCTCGTGGGCCGATGTAAGCTGGGCTTTGCCCATGAATGCCATCGAATTTGTTTTTGTGGCTCTGTTGGCCATTTTTATGCTCCGTGAAAAAATTGATTTAAACCGGTGGATTGGGATGGGTCTTATCGGCACAGGAATTCTTTTAATCATGAAG